The following proteins are co-located in the Shouchella hunanensis genome:
- the speD gene encoding adenosylmethionine decarboxylase: MDTMGRHVISELWGCDTEKLNNMEFIEKVFVNAALKAGAEVREVAFHKFAPQGVSGVVIISESHLTIHSFPEHGYASIDVYTCGPIIDPNVAASFIAEELGAKTSEVVEIPRGMGPIKMDKKMEMSETAR; encoded by the coding sequence ATGGATACAATGGGTCGTCATGTCATTTCCGAGCTTTGGGGTTGTGACACAGAGAAACTGAATAACATGGAATTTATTGAAAAAGTATTTGTGAATGCAGCGTTAAAAGCAGGAGCCGAAGTGAGAGAGGTTGCTTTTCATAAATTTGCACCACAAGGTGTAAGTGGAGTCGTGATTATTTCTGAATCACATCTAACCATTCACAGCTTTCCAGAGCATGGCTATGCTAGCATTGACGTGTATACATGTGGTCCAATTATTGATCCTAACGTAGCTGCATCCTTTATTGCAGAAGAGTTAGGCGCAAAAACGAGTGAAGTGGTTGAAATTCCTCGCGGTATGGGACCGATAAAAATGGATAAGAAAATGGAAATGAGCGAAACAGCTCGTTAA